CCCGAGACGGTGCAGCACTTCGGCACGGAGAACCTCATGTACACCATCCCCATCGTCGTCGCCGGCCTCACCCGCTACATGTTCCTCGTCTACCGGCGCAACCTTGGCGGCGACCCCGCCGAGATCCTGCTCACCGAACGCTCGCTCTGGGCGACAGTGATCGCCTGGTTCCTCTGCGTCGCCGTGGTCATCTACCGCGCCCAAACATGAGCGCTCGGCCCACCAAGACGGCGCCGCGGCGGCGCGAAGGCACGCGGCCCCCACGACCGCCGGGCCGACCCTCGGCACCACCAAGGCGAGGTGGCTCGCGGCCGCACCCACCTTCGGGTCGACCGCCGGCACCGCCGCGGCGCGAAGGCCCGCGGGCGTTCCGCCCTGAGGGCAGAGCCAGCGCGCCGCTCATGCCCAGGCGTCAGGCCCGCATGGACACGGCGCAGGCCCTGCCGGTGGGTGCCCTCGGTCTGCGCGCCTTCGCCAAGCTCAACCTGCATCTGGAAGTGCTGCGCCGCCGGCCCGACGGTTACCACGACGTCGAAACCGTGCTGCAGAGCGTGAGCCTGTGCGACTCGCTGCATCTCGTGCCGCGCCCGAGCGGCCTCTCCCTTCTCTGCGACGCCCCCGGCGTGCCCCGCGGCGAGGACAACCTCAGCATGCGCGCCGCCCGCGCGCTGCTCGCGGCGGCTGGTCTGTCGGCGCCGCCTCGCGGCGTGCGTCTCGATCTCTACAAATCGATCCCGGCGGCAGCGGGCTGCGGCGGCGCCAGCGCCGATGCGGCGGCGACGCTGATCGGACTCAACGTTTTCTGGGAGCTGGGGTGCACGCCGGAAACCCTGGAGAGCGTGGGTGCCACGCTCGGCTCCGACGTGCCGTTCTGCCTGCGCGGCGGGACCGCCCTCGGTCGCGGCCGCGGCGAGCGCCTGGTGTCGCTGCCGGCGCTGCCGCGCACCAGTTTTCTCCTGGTATTTCCGGGGATCCCGGTGCTCTCGTCCTGGGCTTACGCCAATCTCCACATGGGATTGACACGCCGGTCGCACGCACTTAACCTGGACCGCCTCAAGCCGATCCTGGCGCGCTATCCGGAGGCGGGCCAGAGCTTCTACAATCGGCTCGAGGATGCGGTTTGCCCCGCCCATCCCGAGCTCGTCGAGATCGCGTCAAGGCTGCAGCAGAGTGGCGCCCCGGTCGCGATGATGACCGGTAGCGGCAGCGGTATGTTCGCCGCCTTCGCGACGCCCGAAGCTGCGGCGCGGGCCGAGCGGGGACTGCTACGCCGCGGCTGGCGCACGGTCCTCGTCGAGTCGGTCCAGTCCGGCGTGGAATTCTTCCGCTAGGCAGGGTCGCCCCGGGGCAAGCGACCGCTGTCTGCGCGTGAGTCAGCGGGCTTGGGGCGTCGACAAGTGGCAAGTCACCAGATTTTGGTTCTGGCATCCGCAGGTTCGAATCCTGCCGCCCCAACCAGTTCCCGGCGCTGAGCGAGGAGACGGGTGATGGCGAAGAATCGGCTGCGGCTCATCTGCGGCAACGCCAGCCGCGATCTCGCCGAGGCGGTCTGCCGGCACCTGGGGCAGCCACTCGGGCGCGCCGAAGTCACCCGTTTCGCCGACGGCGAGATCTTCGTGCAGATCGAGGAGAATGTGCGCGGCGTGGACGTGTTCATCATGCAGTCCACCTATCCGCCGGCGGACCATCTGATGGAGCTGCTCATGCTCGTCGACGCCTGCCGGCGCGCCTCCGCCGGCCGCATCACCGCGGTGATCCCTTACTTCGGCTACGCTCGCGCCGACCGCAAGGACCAGCCGCGCGTCTCCATCACCGCCAAGCTCTGCGCCAACCTCATCGTCCAGACGGGGACGGATCGGGTCCTCACGGTGGACCTGCATTCGTCGCAGATCCAGGGTTTCTTCGACATCCCCCTGGATCATTTGTATGCGGCGCCGGTGCTCATGCAGTACATCGGCGGTCTGGACTTGAAGGACGTCGTCGTGGTGGCGCCCGATGCGGGCGGGGTCAAGATGGGCCGCGCCTTCGCCAAGCGCCTGGGGGCGGACCTGGCCATCGTGGACAAGCGCCGCACCGGTCCGGATCAGGCGGAGCTCATGAACGTGATCGGCGAGGTGGAGGGCCGGGACTGCCTGATCCTCGACGATCTCATCAGCACCGGCGGCACCCTGTGCCAGGCGGCGCTGGAGCTGCAGCGGCGCGGGGCGCGGCGGATCATCGCCGCCGCCTCGCATGGCGTCTTCTCCGGCACCGCGTTCCAGCGTCTCCAGGAGGCTCCCATCGACGAGGTGACGGTGACGAACACGCTGCCGTTGCGCTCGCCCGACGTGCCCGCCAAGGTGCGGGTCCTGGACATTTCGAAGCTGTTGAGCAAGGCCATCCTCAACATCCATCACGAGGAATCGATCAGCTCGTTGTTCATTTGAGTGCTACCCAAGAAACCGCTCGCCTCGGGATGCGCCGGGTCGAGTGCCTGCAGGAGGTTCGAGAAAGGCTATGGAGACGGCACACGTGGAAGTGACGCGCCGCGAGACGAACGGCAAGGGCGGCGCCCGCAAGCTGCGCCAGACCGGCAAGCTGCCCGGCATTTTCTATGGGGAAGGGGAGAAGCCGCAGGCAATCCTCCTCGATGCAGTGCACTTCGAGACCTTGCGGCGCGCCGGCGCCCACCACCGTCTCCTGGAGGTGCGCTGGCACGGCGAGTCGAAGAGCGAGAAAGCCCTGGTGCGGGAGATGCAGGTGCATCCGGTGAGCCGGGCGGTGTTGCACGTGGACCTGCAGCGCGTCTCCATGGCGAAGCGCGTGCGCATGACCGTACCGGTCGTGCTCCTCGGCAAGCCCGAGGGGGTCAAGACTCAGGGCGGCATCCTGGAGCACCACCTGCGCGAGGTCGAGGTGGAGTGCCTGCCGGGCGACATCCCGGATGAGATCACCCTCGAGGTGGGCCACCTGCAGATCGGGCAGGCGATCCACGTCTCCGACCTGCAGCGACCGGGGGTCCAGTTCACCAGCCATCCGGAGACCACGGTGGTCACGGTGAGCCTGCCGGCGGCGGAGCGCGCCGCGGAAGAGGTCAGCCCGGAGGCTGCGGCTCTGGCTGCTGCCGAGCCCGGAGCCGAGGGCGAGAAGGAAGGCGAAAAGAAGGAAGGCGAGAAGAAGGAAGGCAAGGAAAAGGAAGGCAAGGAGAAGTCCGGCAAAGAGAAGGGCTCTTCCTGATCCGTGTGGGCGGTGTTCGGCCTCGGCAATCCGGGGAAGCGCTATGCGTCCACCCGGCACAACGTGGGCTTCCTCGTCGTCGACGAGCTCGCGGCGCGGCACGGCGGCGACTTTCGTCGCCGCGAGGGACTTTGGGTGACCGAGGTCGAGCGCGCCGGCGCGTCGCTTCTCCTGGTCAAGCCGGGGACCTACGTCAATCGTAGCGGCGCTGCGGCGCGTGCGGTGCTCGAGGCGTACGGGCTCGCCCCGGAAAACCTCTTGGTCGTGGTGGACGACGTCTATCTCCCCTTCGGCCGCCTGCGGCTTCGACCGGGTGGCAGCGCTGGTGGCCACAATGGCCTGCTCTCCATCGAAACGGCGCTCCAGACACAAGCGTATCCCCGCTTGCGTGTCGGGGTCGGTGCGCCCGACGCCACCGGGAAACTAGTGGAGCATGTGCTCGGCGAGTTCGAAGCGGAAGAGCGCGAGGCCCTGCCGGCCTCCGTCAGCCGCGCCGCCGACGCCGTCGAGATCGTCCTCGACCACGGCGTCGCACGGGCCCGCCCGCTGGTGAACGCCGCACCCACTCCCGAGGCGGAGCCAGGCTGAGGCCGGCCCCACCGTGCAGCCCGCCTCCGGTGCGGCCTGCTCGGTGCGGTCCAGCGCTGGAGCCGTGGGGCCGGAGTGGCGCTCTGGCCCCGGCGCCGCCGGGGTCCCACTTGCGGCGGCTCGCCCAAGCCACCTATACTGGCCCGCGTTTGCTTCGGAATCCCACGGGGCTTCCAAACCAGGCGAACCAAACCACCCTTCTTCCGAGCGCAGGCGACGCCTCGGGCCGCCGTGCTTCGGCAGACGCAAGTCCGCAGGGAGGTGCACCGCCGCGTGCCCAAGCTCACCAAGTACGAGTTCACATGGATCCTCGAGGCGCAGCTGGACGAGACGAACGTCGGCGCCAGTCTCGAGAAGTACGCCAAGATCGTCCGCGACCAGGGCGGCGAGGTGACGACGCAGGAGAACTGGGGCCGGAAGAAGCTGGCCTACGAGATCGACGACAAGACCGACGGCCACTACCTGTTCCTGCGCCTGCAGGCGACGCCGGCCATCATCTCCGAGCTGAATCGCATTCTTCGCTTCGACGAGCAGGTGCTGCGCACCCTCATCGTGCAGGACGAGGAGTGGGAAGCGAAGAACCTGGAAGCGGCGAAACGCGCCGGTGCCAGGCCGGCGGAGCCACACCAGACACCGCAGGTGGCCTGACATGGGAACGATGCCGAAGAAGAAGAAGGAAAAGAAGCCGGGTCGGAAGAAGCCGTGCAAGTTCTGCATGGATCACGTGGCCGCCATCGATTACAAGGACCACAACCGCTTGCGCAAGTTCGTGACCGACCGCGGCAAGATCGCGGCGCGGCGCATCACCGGGACCTGCGCTCGGCATCAGCGCCAGCTCGCCATCGCCATCAAACGGGCGCGGCATCTGGCGCTGCTCCCCTTCGTCCGCGAGCACTACCGGTAGGCCGGCGTCCGCGGCCTGGAGGCTGTCATGGAACTGATTCTGATCGAGCACGTGGAAGGCCTTGGCCGGCGCGGTGAGGTCGTCAAAGTGCGACCCGGATATGCGCGCAACTTCCTGCTGCCCCGCAAGCTGGCCCTGCAAGCCACGGCCGGGGCCAAGCGCCTCGTAGGGCAGGAGTCCCGGAAGTTCGAGGTCACCGATCAGCGGGCCCGCACCGACGCCACGGCGCTGTCGGAGCGCCTGGGGGGCGTGGAGCTCTCCTTGCCGGTGAAAGCCGACGAGGACGGCAAGCTCTATGGCTCGGTGGGTCCGGCGGAGATCCAGCATGGCCTGGCGGTACAGGGCATCACGGTGGAGCGCAAGCAAATCGTCCTGGCCCAGCACATCAAGATGCTGGGTAGCTACGAGGTGCCGGTGCGCTTGCATCTGGATGTCCGCGGCACCGTCAAGGTGAGCGTGGTGCAGGAGTAGGATGCATGCGGTGATCATGGCCGGCGGCGCCGGGACGCGCTTCTGGCCCCGCAGCCGCGCCCGGCGCCCGAAGCAGCTCCTCTCCATCGACGGCGCCCTGAGCCTGATCCGCTGCACCTTCGAACGCCTGCTGCCGCTCGTTCCCCCGGAGCGCATCCTCGTCGTCACCCGCGCCGAGCAGGAGCCCGGCGTGCGCGATGAGCTGCCCGAGCTGCCGGCGGCGAACCTCCTCGTCGAACCCACGGGACGGAACACGGCGCCGGCCATCGGCTTGGCGGCGGCGGTGCTGCAAGCCCGCGGCGCTGGCAAGGACGCCATGGTGGTGCTGCCGGCGGATCACGTCATCGGGCGGGAAGAGGAGTTTCGCGCCGTCCTCGCTGCGGGGGAGAGCGTTTTGCACGATCACGAGGTGCTCCTCACCCTGGGGATCACGCCGCGACGGCCGGAAACGGGCTACGGTTACATCCGCTGCGGTGAGACCGTGGCCCGAGCCGCCGGGCGCGCTTTCCTCCGGGTGGAGCGCTTCGTCGAGAAGCCCGACCTGGTCACGGCGCGCGCTCTGGTGGCGGATGGCCGCCACCTGTGGAACAGCGGCATGTTCCTGTGGCGCCCGGCGCGCATCCGCGCCGAGCTGGAGCGGCACCTGCCGGCCCTCGGCCCGGGTCTGGCGCAGCTCGAGAAGGCCCACGGAACTGGCGCCTGGCCGGCGGTGTTGCAGACCGCGTACGCCGGTTTCCCGAGCGTTTCCATCGACTACGGCGTCATGGAAAAGGCCAGCGAGGTCTGGGTGCTGCCGGTGGACCTGGGCTGGAACGATGTCGGTTCCTGGGCGAGCTTGGCGGAAGTCCGGCCCCAGGACGAAGGGGGCAACGTGCTCCCTCCCGGCGCCCTGGCGCTGCAGTCGCAGCGCAACATCGTGGAGGCGAGCGGACGCGTGGTGGTGCTCCTCGGCGTTTCGGATCTCATCGTGGTGGATGCCGAGGACGCTCTGCTCGTCTGCCAACGCGAGCGGGCCCAGGAGGTCGGGACGATTCCGGAACGACTGCGCCAGCGCGGGCAGGACTCCCTGACCTGAGGCGCGATAACGGGCGGCGTCGGCCGATGCCGCCAGGGGGGACGATTCCATGACCAGGCGGTCCAGGTTCGGCTGGGGCGTGGTGCTCGCGGTGGTGCTCGGCGTTCTCGCCTGCAGCAAGGGCGAGAAAGGGGCCGAGTCGCCGGACCGGGTGCTGGCCCGAGTCGGCAAGGAAAAGATCACCGAGGCGGACATGCGCGAGGCCATCGACGCCATGCCGAAGCACGAGCAGGCTCAGTACCAGACCGTCATGGGCCGCAAGCGCCTGCTCGACATGCTCGTCGACCGGCTCCTCCTCGTGGCTGCAGCCGAGGACAAGGGCATGGACCAGACTCCCGATGTGACTTCGCGGATGGAGGAGATGCGCCGGAGCCTCCTCACCGCCGCTTACCGCGACTACATGGTGGAGCAACTGCCGAAGCCCACGGAAGAGGACCTGAAGGCCTATTACGATGGGCACCACGAGGAGTTCACCGTGCTACCGAGGGTGAACGCTTCCTGGATCAAATGCGCCACCAAGGCGAAGGCCGAGGCGGCGCGCCAGCGCGTCGTCGGCAAGGGCGAGCACTTCGGCACCGTGGCGCGCGAAGTCAGCATCGACGAGTGCTCGAAGAAGGACAATGGTCTGCTCGGGTACTTCAACCCGGCGGGCTACGTGCGTTGCATCGGCAACCGGCCGGAATTCTCCCAGCGGGTGTTCGAGCTCGAGGCTGAGGACGTGAGTGAGGTGTTCCCTTGGGACAACGGCTGGGCCATCGTCAAGGTGCACGAGAAGACCACGGAACGGCAGGAACCGTTCAGCAAGGCCCGGGACCGCATCGCCGCCCGGCTGCGCCCGCAGCTCTCCGACTCGCTGCTGCAGGCCGAGCTCCAGCTTCTCCGCCAGCGGATCGGGGTGGAGATGCTGGTGGACGCGGCGGCGGAGCTGGCCGACAAGTCCGCTGAAGATCTGATGAAGATGGCCACGGAAGGCACCAGCCCGATCGACAAGATCGAGATCTACAAGGTGCTCCTGCAGAAGTACCCGCATCACGAGAGGGCCGACGAGGCCCAGTTCATGATCGGATTCGTGCTCTCCGAGGAGCTCCACGACTACGATACCGCCCGCAAGGAGTACCAGAAGGTTCTGGACAACTATCCGGACTCGGACGTCCGCGATTCCGTGCTCTATATGATGCAGAACATGGGTCGTAACGAGGCACCGGAGTTCCAGGAAGCGCAGCCAGCGCCGCAAACCGGGCGGTAGGAAACCTGCCAGCTGTGACATCGGT
The nucleotide sequence above comes from Candidatus Krumholzibacteriia bacterium. Encoded proteins:
- the pth gene encoding aminoacyl-tRNA hydrolase; translated protein: MWAVFGLGNPGKRYASTRHNVGFLVVDELAARHGGDFRRREGLWVTEVERAGASLLLVKPGTYVNRSGAAARAVLEAYGLAPENLLVVVDDVYLPFGRLRLRPGGSAGGHNGLLSIETALQTQAYPRLRVGVGAPDATGKLVEHVLGEFEAEEREALPASVSRAADAVEIVLDHGVARARPLVNAAPTPEAEPG
- the rplI gene encoding 50S ribosomal protein L9: MELILIEHVEGLGRRGEVVKVRPGYARNFLLPRKLALQATAGAKRLVGQESRKFEVTDQRARTDATALSERLGGVELSLPVKADEDGKLYGSVGPAEIQHGLAVQGITVERKQIVLAQHIKMLGSYEVPVRLHLDVRGTVKVSVVQE
- the rpsR gene encoding 30S ribosomal protein S18, giving the protein MPKKKKEKKPGRKKPCKFCMDHVAAIDYKDHNRLRKFVTDRGKIAARRITGTCARHQRQLAIAIKRARHLALLPFVREHYR
- a CDS encoding peptidyl-prolyl cis-trans isomerase, which encodes MTRRSRFGWGVVLAVVLGVLACSKGEKGAESPDRVLARVGKEKITEADMREAIDAMPKHEQAQYQTVMGRKRLLDMLVDRLLLVAAAEDKGMDQTPDVTSRMEEMRRSLLTAAYRDYMVEQLPKPTEEDLKAYYDGHHEEFTVLPRVNASWIKCATKAKAEAARQRVVGKGEHFGTVAREVSIDECSKKDNGLLGYFNPAGYVRCIGNRPEFSQRVFELEAEDVSEVFPWDNGWAIVKVHEKTTERQEPFSKARDRIAARLRPQLSDSLLQAELQLLRQRIGVEMLVDAAAELADKSAEDLMKMATEGTSPIDKIEIYKVLLQKYPHHERADEAQFMIGFVLSEELHDYDTARKEYQKVLDNYPDSDVRDSVLYMMQNMGRNEAPEFQEAQPAPQTGR
- a CDS encoding 50S ribosomal protein L25, which encodes METAHVEVTRRETNGKGGARKLRQTGKLPGIFYGEGEKPQAILLDAVHFETLRRAGAHHRLLEVRWHGESKSEKALVREMQVHPVSRAVLHVDLQRVSMAKRVRMTVPVVLLGKPEGVKTQGGILEHHLREVEVECLPGDIPDEITLEVGHLQIGQAIHVSDLQRPGVQFTSHPETTVVTVSLPAAERAAEEVSPEAAALAAAEPGAEGEKEGEKKEGEKKEGKEKEGKEKSGKEKGSS
- a CDS encoding mannose-1-phosphate guanylyltransferase produces the protein MHAVIMAGGAGTRFWPRSRARRPKQLLSIDGALSLIRCTFERLLPLVPPERILVVTRAEQEPGVRDELPELPAANLLVEPTGRNTAPAIGLAAAVLQARGAGKDAMVVLPADHVIGREEEFRAVLAAGESVLHDHEVLLTLGITPRRPETGYGYIRCGETVARAAGRAFLRVERFVEKPDLVTARALVADGRHLWNSGMFLWRPARIRAELERHLPALGPGLAQLEKAHGTGAWPAVLQTAYAGFPSVSIDYGVMEKASEVWVLPVDLGWNDVGSWASLAEVRPQDEGGNVLPPGALALQSQRNIVEASGRVVVLLGVSDLIVVDAEDALLVCQRERAQEVGTIPERLRQRGQDSLT
- a CDS encoding ribose-phosphate pyrophosphokinase, whose amino-acid sequence is MAKNRLRLICGNASRDLAEAVCRHLGQPLGRAEVTRFADGEIFVQIEENVRGVDVFIMQSTYPPADHLMELLMLVDACRRASAGRITAVIPYFGYARADRKDQPRVSITAKLCANLIVQTGTDRVLTVDLHSSQIQGFFDIPLDHLYAAPVLMQYIGGLDLKDVVVVAPDAGGVKMGRAFAKRLGADLAIVDKRRTGPDQAELMNVIGEVEGRDCLILDDLISTGGTLCQAALELQRRGARRIIAAASHGVFSGTAFQRLQEAPIDEVTVTNTLPLRSPDVPAKVRVLDISKLLSKAILNIHHEESISSLFI
- the ispE gene encoding 4-(cytidine 5'-diphospho)-2-C-methyl-D-erythritol kinase, producing MDTAQALPVGALGLRAFAKLNLHLEVLRRRPDGYHDVETVLQSVSLCDSLHLVPRPSGLSLLCDAPGVPRGEDNLSMRAARALLAAAGLSAPPRGVRLDLYKSIPAAAGCGGASADAAATLIGLNVFWELGCTPETLESVGATLGSDVPFCLRGGTALGRGRGERLVSLPALPRTSFLLVFPGIPVLSSWAYANLHMGLTRRSHALNLDRLKPILARYPEAGQSFYNRLEDAVCPAHPELVEIASRLQQSGAPVAMMTGSGSGMFAAFATPEAAARAERGLLRRGWRTVLVESVQSGVEFFR
- the rpsF gene encoding 30S ribosomal protein S6; translation: MPKLTKYEFTWILEAQLDETNVGASLEKYAKIVRDQGGEVTTQENWGRKKLAYEIDDKTDGHYLFLRLQATPAIISELNRILRFDEQVLRTLIVQDEEWEAKNLEAAKRAGARPAEPHQTPQVA